A genomic segment from Gossypium hirsutum isolate 1008001.06 chromosome D04, Gossypium_hirsutum_v2.1, whole genome shotgun sequence encodes:
- the LOC107959446 gene encoding G-type lectin S-receptor-like serine/threonine-protein kinase LECRK1 encodes MAWVWALLLLLSSLCVKQSSSIISLGSSLSSATQSIPWRSPSGRFAFGFYSQGGGLSVGVWLDGGGKNDNKVIWTANRDDPPLHATATLTLNEKGLLLSSGVSGENKVIASPNDSAVSVFSASMLDSGNFVLYNKVNHTIWESFEHPTDTLLGGQALLTNHELISSSSENDHSSGRFHLRMQLDGNLVLYPLNVDDAATTAYWATEINYRFYQEVSYNDHNENTTTTSNDGIVHSATLDVDGNFQLYTHQFEPSGGFRTSRVSRALKDYCKVVGFCGINSYCTFNDDRAYCACLPGTDFIDPQRDTLGCKRNYSEAHCKGGKDNIPLYNITPLQNIVWTTGIFYSEELMSMSACSQTCLEDCNCEAAQFSGGVCRKQKLPLWYLLRQEGDNDVSSTVFLKMGIRSLEADDGTVPHELKPQIKRKDPTLKILLLTFSLVACSCALLAISGVFIFKFRVLRYKRLLEIGNLGLTGELTLTSFSYNELKRATNGFKEELGKGSFGAVYKGSLNRGRNLIAVKRLEKLVEEGEREFQAEMRAIGRAHHKNLVRLLGYCAEDSKRVLVYEYMGNGSLADLLFKSRQRPDWDERTRIALDVARGILYLHEECETPIIHCDIKPQNILMDDYWRAKISDFGLAKLLMGDHTRTFTVVRGTRGYMAPEWHKNIPISAKADVYSYGIVLLETVFCRRNLDTTVSNPEEIILSILVYKCLVEKKLDKLVLGEEVDKKSLERMVMVALWCIQDEPALRPSIKTVVMMLEGITDICIPPCPTASSI; translated from the exons ATGGCTTGGGTGTGGGCTCTTCTCTTGCTCCTTTCTTCTCTCTGCGTGAAGCAGTCAAGCAGCATCATTTCGCTGGGATCTTCGCTTTCCTCGGCCACTCAATCCATCCCATGGCGTTCCCCTTCTGGTCGCTTTGCATTTGGCTTTTACAGTCAAGGCGGTGGCCTTTCTGTTGGAGTTTGGTTAGACGGCGGAGGAAAGAACGATAACAAAGTTATATGGACAGCTAACCGTGATGACCCGCCGCTCCATGCAACTGCTACTCTGACACTAAACGAGAAAGGTTTGCTTCTTTCGAGCGGTGTGAGCGGAGAAAATAAAGTTATTGCTTCTCCAAATGACTCGGCTGTCAGTGTCTTCTCTGCCTCCATGCTAGATTCAGGCAATTTTGTGCTCTACAACAAAGTCAATCATACCATTTGGGAGAGTTTCGAGCATCCTACAGATACCCTTTTAGGTGGTCAGGCTCTATTAACTAATCACGAGTTGATCTCCAGTTCTTCAGAAAATGATCACTCGTCCGGAAGGTTTCATCTACGTATGCAACTAGATGGGAATCTCGTTCTATACCCTCTAAACGTCGATGATGCTGCTACAACTGCCTATTGGGCCACAG AAATTAATTATAGATTTTATCAAGAGGTGAGCTACAATGATCACAACGAGAACACCACCACCACCAGCAACGACGGTATCGTTCACAGTGCAACCCTTGATGTTGATGGAAATTTCCAGTTATATACTCATCAATTTGAGCCAAGTGGTGGGTTTCGAACTTCCCGAGTGTCGCGCGCGTTGAAGGATTACTGTAAAGTTGTAGGCTTTTGTGGTATCAATAGCTATTGCACGTTTAATGATGACAGAGCTTACTGTGCATGCCTTCCCGGCACTGATTTTATCGATCCTCAACGCGATACCCTCGGCTGCAAGAGAAATTATAGTGAAGCACATTGTAAAGGAGGGAAGGACAATATACCCCTCTATAACATCACTCCATTGCAAAATATAGTCTGGACTACAGGTATATTTTACAGTGAAGAGCTAATGTCCATGAGTGCCTGCAGCCAAACATGCTTGGAAGACTGTAATTGTGAGGCAGCACAGTTTAGCGGTGGAGTTTGCAGGAAACAAAAGCTTCCACTATGGTATTTGCTACGACAAGAAGGTGATAATGACGTGAGTTCCACAGTTTTCTTGAAGATGGGAATCAGAAGCCTAGAAGCAGATGACGGTACTGTTCCCCATGAATTAAAGCCCCAAATCAAACGGAAAGATCCGACGCTGAAAATTCTTCTTTTAACTTTCAGTCTTGTCGCATGTTCATGTGCTTTGCTTGCAATCTCTGGtgtattcatttttaaatttcgagttctaaGATACAAAAGGCTGTTGGAAATTGGAAATTTGGGCCTAACAGGAGAGCTTACGTTGACGTCGTTTTCATACAATGAACTCAAGAGAGCAACGAATGGGTTTAAAGAAGAGTTGGGTAAGGGATCCTTTGGAGCAGTCTACAAAGGGTCCTTAAACAGAGGAAGAAATTTGATTGCTGTAAAGCGATTGGAGAAGTTAGTGGAAGAAGGAGAAAGAGAGTTCCAAGCAGAAATGCGAGCAATTGGCCGAGCTCACCACAAGAATTTAGTTCGACTGTTGGGATACTGTGCTGAGGACTCCAAGAGGGTGTTGGTGTACGAGTACATGGGCAATGGCTCCCTTGCTGATCTACTGTTCAAGTCAAGACAGCGCCCTGATTGGGATGAAAGAACAAGAATAGCCCTGGATGTAGCTAGAGGAATCCTCTACTTACATGAGGAATGTGAGACCCCAATCATTCACTGTGACATAAAGCCGCAAAACATATTGATGGATGATTATTGGAGAGCTAAAATTTCGGACTTCGGGCTGGCAAAACTGTTGATGGGGGATCATACAAGGACCTTCACAGTAGTGAGGGGAACTAGAGGATACATGGCCCCAGAATGGCATAAGAACATTCCAATATCAGCGAAGGCTGACGTTTACAGTTACGGAATTGTGCTATTGGAAACTGTGTTTTGCAGACGAAACTTGGACACCACTGTATCAAACCCAGAGGAGATCATTCTGTCGATTTTGGTGTATAAATGTCTGGTTGAAAAAAAGTTGGATAAGCTTGTGCTTGGTGAAGAAGTAGATAAGAAAAGCTTGGAAAGAATGGTGATGGTGGCACTTTGGTGTATCCAAGATGAACCAGCACTTCGTCCTTCCATCAAGACTGTAGTGATGATGCTGGAAGGCATTACTGATATATGCATTCCCCCATGTCCAACTGCTTCCTCCATATAA
- the LOC107959447 gene encoding G-type lectin S-receptor-like serine/threonine-protein kinase LECRK1, with product MAHVPSNIILLLFLLVSFHVNVIAEEDEANIIKPGSSLYAGKQPSSWASPSGNFEFGFYRQGEGYAAGIWLVGRPENTIVWTAKRDDPPVSSNATLEFTRQGVLLLRTEDGVGNVIANLSGVQFVDSASLLDTGNLVLYENRSVVWESFDIPTDTILGCQNLSLDSELISSVSSSNHSTGHYHLLLKSDGLVANLNISSAAAYEYWVSPNGFSSPVLNLNESGVLALSSSQNFDQENVLANGSTTGNETMIIYRATLDHDGVFRLYSHQLESNTMSNKWQNLDDECEVPGRCGLNSYCSTSRGNDTECYCYPGFIFIDENAKFLGCSQNFTVDGCETKRDVVIHHNSTTLDNMSWAGNLYSVKRNLEREDCKKACEDDCSCGGALYTPNHCSMYSLPLKYGRKHVSITTTAFIKLIPGRSTISPPPETSPNQSLILTMGLSLGSVASLCFVIAICSFLLYRHRVQSYEKLLDSKSSGFAEQFTLRSFTLNELDEATQGFQDELGKGSFGAVYKGTLPGDGKSIAVKRLGMVKEGERDQFRTEMTAIGRNNHRNLVRLLGFCVEGSRKFLVYEYMSNGSLADFLFNRNERPVWKQRARIALDVAKGILYLHEECEVSIIHCNIKPCNILLDDSLTAKISDFGLAKLLRPNQRSSTSGTAWYPAPEWQNSALLSVKVDVYSFGVILLEIICCRRNIEVEGRSADEILLSTFVYNCFVGGELNKLVEGEEEVDMKMVERFVKVGLWCIQDDPNLRPLVKNVILMLEGTMNVPIPPSPSLPHVTN from the coding sequence ATGGCACATGTACCGTCAAATATTATTCTCTTGCTGTTCCTTCTGGTTTCTTTCCATGTTAATGTCATAGCTGAAGAAGACGAGGCAAACATTATCAAACCCGGTTCTTCACTTTATGCCGGAAAACAGCCTAGTTCGTGGGCCTCACCTTCGGGGAATTTTGAATTTGGTTTCTACCGGCAAGGAGAAGGATATGCGGCCGGAATATGGCTTGTTGGTCGACCAGAAAACACCATTGTCTGGACTGCAAAACGAGATGATCCGCCTGTCTCCTCAAATGCTACTTTGGAATTCACTAGACAAGGCGTATTGCTTCTTCGGACTGAGGACGGGGTGGGAAATGTCATTGCGAATCTGTCCGGCGTGCAATTTGTTGATTCAGCTTCGTTGCTGGACACCGGGAATCTAGTTCTCTATGAGAACAGGTCTGTTGTTTGGGAGAGCTTTGATATCCCGACCGACACAATCTTAGGATGCCAGAATTTAAGCCTTGACAGTGAGTTGATTTCCAGTGTGTCAAGTTCAAACCACTCAACTGGCCATTATCATTTGCTCTTGAAGTCTGATGGGCTTGTAGCCAATTTAAATATTTCTTCTGCAGCTGCCTATGAGTACTGGGTCTCCCCTAATGGCTTTTCTTCCCCCGTGTTGAATCTCAATGAAAGTGGCGTTCTAGCACTGTCTTCATCACAAAATTTCGACCAAGAAAATGTTTTGGCAAACGGCTCGACAACTGGGAACGAAACAATGATTATCTATAGAGCAACCCTTGATCATGACGGTGTTTTCAGATTGTACTCGCATCAACTTGAAAGCAATACTATGTCAAACAAGTGGCAGAATTTGGATGATGAATGTGAGGTTCCAGGTCGGTGTGGGTTGAACAGCTACTGCTCCACCAGCAGGGGTAACGATACTGAGTGCTATTGCTATCCTGGTTTCATATTTATCGACGAGAATGCCAAATTCCTGGGTTGCTCTCAGAATTTCACTGTAGATGGGTGCGAGACTAAGAGAGATGTAGTGATACACCACAACAGCACTACCTTAGACAATATGTCTTGGGCTGGTAATCTTTATTCTGTGAAGCGTAATCTGGAGAGGGAAGACTGTAAGAAAGCTTGCGAGGATGATTGCTCCTGTGGTGGAGCTCTCTATACCCCAAATCACTGTAGCATGTATTCATTACCGCTTAAATATGGTAGAAAACATGTAAGTATAACAACCACAGCCTTCATCAAGTTGATTCCGGGTCGTAGCACCATTAGCCCCCCACCTGAAACAAGTCCAAACCAAAGCCTTATTCTAACTATGGGCTTAAGTTTGGGTTCCGTTGCAAGCTTGTGTTTTGTGATTGCAATATGTAGCTTCTTGTTATACAGGCATCGAGTCCAAAGTTATGAGAAGCTTTTAGACAGTAAAAGTTCAGGATTTGCCGAGCAATTTACACTACGATCATTCACTTTAAATGAGCTAGATGAAGCAACACAAGGTTTCCAAGATGAGTTGGGTAAAGGCTCATTTGGAGCGGTTTATAAAGGAACTTTGCCAGGGGATGGTAAAAGTATTGCTGTTAAGAGATTAGGAATGGTTAAGGAAGGAGAAAGGGATCAGTTTCGAACTGAGATGACAGCCATTGGAAGAAATAACCACAGGAACTTGGTCCGATTGCTTGGATTTTGTGTGGAAGGTTCAAGGAAGTTCCTTGTTTATGAATACATGAGCAATGGCTCACTAGCGGATTTTCTATTCAACAGGAATGAACGCCCGGTTTGGAAACAGAGAGCCAGAATAGCGTTGGACGTGGCTAAAGGTATCCTTTATTTACATGAAGAGTGTGAGGTGAGTATCATCCATTGCAACATCAAGCCCTGCAACATACTCTTGGATGATTCATTGACTGCAAAGATTTCGGATTTCGGATTGGCAAAGCTATTGAGGCCTAATCAAAGAAGCAGTACAAGTGGAACAGCATGGTACCCGGCACCTGAATGGCAAAACAGTGCATTGTTATCGGTAAAAGTTGATGTATACAGTTTCGGAGTGATACTGTTGGAGATCATATGTTGCAGAAGAAACATAGAAGTAGAAGGTCGCAGTGCAGATGAGATACTGCTTTCAACATTTGTATACAATTGCTTTGTTGGGGGAGAGTTGAACAAGCTCGTGGAAGGTGAAGAAGAAGTGGATATGAAAATGGTGGAAAGGTTTGTGAAGGTGGGGCTTTGGTGCATTCAAGATGATCCAAATTTGCGTCCACTCGTGAAGAATGTGATCTTGATGCTAGAAGGAACAATGAATGTACCGATCCCTCCATCTCCATCACTTCCCCATGTTACTAATTAG